The genomic stretch TGCCCATCATCGGGCTGGGTGCGGTCGAGCGTGCCCTGAAGGCGCGCAAGCACCGGCCGATCTTCATGGTCGACTTGGCGGTGCCCCGCGACATCGAGCCCGAGGTGTCGCAGCTGTCCGACGTCTACCTCTACACCGTCGACGACCTGTCGGCCGTCGTGCAGACGGCCGGCGAGAAGCGCCAGGCGGCGGTGGCGCAGGCCGAGGCCATCATCGAGACCGGCGTGCAGAGTTTTGTCCACTGGCTCGACCAGCGTGCCAGCGTGCCGCTGATCCAGGCCCTCAACGCGCAGGCCGACAGCTGGCGCGAAACCGAGCTGGCCCGCGCGCGCAAGGCGCTGGCCCGCGGCGAGGACGTCGAGGCCGTGCTCGACGCCCTGTCGCGCGGCCTGACGCAGAAAATGCTGCACGGCGCGATGGCCGAACTGCACAGCGCCAGCCCCGAGCATCGCGAGGACGTCGCCGAGACGGTCTCGCGGCTGTTCCTGCGCGGCACCTCCCGCCCCAACGGCGGCCGCCGTTAGCGTCTCCCTCGCGCGCGATCGCGCGAGACCGGCGCCGGCGCGCCTCTCGGCGGTCGCGTGCGGAAAGCCCATGATGAAAAACGCCTTGCGTCAACAACTCGACCGTTACGTCCAGCGCCTGCAGGATCTGGACGCGGTGCTCGCCGCGCCCGACGTCGTCAGCGACCTCTCGCGCTTTCGCGGCCTGACGCGCGAACACGCGGAAGTCGCCGCCGTCGCGCAACGCTACCAGCGCTATCTGCAGCGCGAGCGGGACCTGGCCGGCGCGCGCGAGATGTTGTCCGACCCCGACATGGCCGAGATGGCCCAGGAGGAGATCGGCAGCGCCGAGACCGAGCTGCAGCGGCTGGAAGCCGAACTGCAGCGCGCGCTGCTGCCGCGCGATCCGGACGACGCCCGCAACGTGTTCCTCGAAATCCGCGCCGGCACCGGCGGCGACGAATCGGCCCTGTTCGCCGCCGATCTGCTGCGCATGTATTTGCGCCACGCCGAACGGCAGGGCTGGAAGTGCGAGCTGATGTCGGCCAACGAGTCCGACCTGGGCGGCTACAAGGAGGTGGTGGCCCGCATCGAGGGCACCGACGTGTATGCACAGCTGAAGTTCGAATCGGGCGGCCACCGCGTGCAGCGCGTACCGGCCACCGAAACGCAGGGCCGCATCCACACCAGCGCCTGCACGGTCGCGGTGATGCCCGAGCCCGACGAGGCGGAAGAAGTGGCGATCAACCCGGCGGAACTGCGCATCGACACCTTCCGCGCCAGCGGCGCCGGCGGCCAGCACGTCAACAAGACGGAGTCGGCGATCCGCATCACCCATTTGCCCACCGGCCTGGTGGCGGAGTGCCAGGACGACCGCTCGCAGCACCGCAACAAGGCCAAGGCGATGGCGGTGCTGGCGGCACGGCTGCGAGAGCGTGAACGGACCGAACGCCAGGCCAAG from Caldimonas brevitalea encodes the following:
- the prfA gene encoding peptide chain release factor 1, yielding MKNALRQQLDRYVQRLQDLDAVLAAPDVVSDLSRFRGLTREHAEVAAVAQRYQRYLQRERDLAGAREMLSDPDMAEMAQEEIGSAETELQRLEAELQRALLPRDPDDARNVFLEIRAGTGGDESALFAADLLRMYLRHAERQGWKCELMSANESDLGGYKEVVARIEGTDVYAQLKFESGGHRVQRVPATETQGRIHTSACTVAVMPEPDEAEEVAINPAELRIDTFRASGAGGQHVNKTESAIRITHLPTGLVAECQDDRSQHRNKAKAMAVLAARLRERERTERQAKEAATRKSLVGTGDRSDRIRTYNFPQGRLTDHRINLTLYRLQAVMDGDLDEVLGALRTAREAEQLAEQLDALELGNA